From Cecembia calidifontis, one genomic window encodes:
- a CDS encoding EamA family transporter — MSSATDRQIISGFIMALSAAIFWGISGTCAQFLFEQRNVDPAWLVSWRMLIAGLILVTFAIVRKNSDVWKIWRKPQDAVQVLLFGILGMVAVQFTYFYSISLSNAATATVLQYIGPVFVVAFYAVKNRRWPIFMEYLALILALTGTFLLVTHGTWDSLVISEAAVFWGILSAIALAFYTIQPVQLLRRYSAPTVTGWGMLIGGISFSIYTNPWESSGLWDLGTWAAFSYIILFGTVISFSIFLASLNFIGAQTASLLCSVEPLSAALTAVIWLNLQFTFMDWLGTFVIIITVVILTLAKKVKKSKLPITPVERPLSPS; from the coding sequence TCCGGCTTTATCATGGCCCTGTCTGCTGCCATATTCTGGGGTATCTCCGGTACCTGTGCCCAATTTTTATTTGAACAAAGAAATGTAGATCCTGCCTGGTTGGTATCCTGGAGGATGTTAATTGCTGGATTAATCCTTGTAACTTTTGCCATCGTCAGGAAAAATTCAGATGTATGGAAAATCTGGAGAAAGCCTCAGGATGCGGTTCAGGTCCTGCTTTTTGGTATTTTAGGGATGGTAGCCGTTCAGTTTACCTACTTTTACAGCATCAGCCTATCCAATGCGGCTACGGCAACAGTTTTGCAGTACATAGGCCCCGTGTTTGTAGTGGCATTTTATGCCGTCAAAAACAGGCGATGGCCCATTTTCATGGAATACCTGGCCTTGATTTTGGCGTTGACAGGCACTTTCCTCTTGGTTACCCATGGAACTTGGGACAGTTTGGTCATCTCTGAAGCAGCAGTATTTTGGGGTATTCTGTCTGCTATTGCTTTGGCTTTCTACACCATTCAGCCAGTTCAATTGCTGAGAAGGTATTCCGCTCCGACTGTCACAGGGTGGGGAATGTTGATTGGAGGGATTTCGTTTTCCATTTACACCAATCCTTGGGAAAGTTCAGGGCTTTGGGATTTGGGGACATGGGCAGCTTTTTCTTACATCATCCTGTTTGGCACAGTCATTTCTTTTTCCATTTTCCTTGCTTCCCTGAATTTCATCGGCGCACAAACAGCCAGTTTGCTTTGCTCGGTTGAGCCACTTTCCGCTGCCCTAACCGCGGTGATTTGGTTAAATCTTCAGTTCACGTTCATGGATTGGTTGGGCACTTTCGTCATCATTATTACCGTGGTCATACTCACCTTGGCCAAAAAGGTCAAAAAA